Genomic DNA from Peribacillus simplex NBRC 15720 = DSM 1321:
AATTTTATTTTAATACTGGCTATGTTAAAGGGTTATTTTATCGCTAAATTTGGATAGTCCCAATTTACACATTTACATTTCTTTTTGTTATGGCAACTATTTAACCTGCGAATCTACTGTCGTTTAATCTCGGATTTGAAACCAAAATTCATCCTGGAGGAAACAATGATAACAAAGTTTGAAACCCGGTATTTTTACATTATTAGCCCTTATGATGATGATGATAATTTTATTAAGTGGAACACAGTAAAAGGAGTTCTCAGCGAAGATATAAATGATGATTACAACGTAATTTCCGATTTAATGGCTATGGACGTTAGAGAAAAATTCGGGGAAGAATATGAGGTTTGGGGCATTACCAAAGTGGAATTTTAACAAAGAATTAAGCCTGAAATGAAATAAAGTTCCTTAATAAACTAACGGGGCAGGATTGCTTAAGAAGATTTATTACCCTTATTGTGGAATTAGTTTGCTTTTATAAGGGGAGGTATCTGGTGAAAAACCGAAGCTGAATTTAATTTCCTTTAGTACGTGTAGATGAAACGTCCTATAATTATAAATTATATCGGTAAAACAACACGCAAAAATGTTAATTTTTGATAAAATATTACATAATTATACCCAATTTTATATAAATTAGGATATAATTGTTATGTAAATAATGGCAAATAAATAAACATTTTGTACCGAGTGAACTATAAGTGATGAATTTGATTTGCTACTTATTCTACTAAACTAAAAGGAAAGAAGGAAAACAATTTATGCCTAATATTAAAATGCAAGAAGCAACAGTAGTGGTTCACGGCGGTTCACGTTTTAACAACTCTTACGACACAGTAATGGTGCATACTACGATTATCACAGATGCTCCTTTAACCGACGAATACTATGTACCATCGGGTTCCTCTTTATCCAATGAAGCTATCGCTCTAATAAAAAAACACGGTTTAGAATTCAGACCTTATCGAGAAACAGATCTTTTAACAGGTACTGAAGATGTTTTAGCTGATGCTATATCAGGCAATATAGTCGAGACAGAAAAAGATGTAGCAAAATTACTACTACGCTCATCATTATTAAAAGGGCAACTTACCCAAGTTACTCAAGCTGGTAGTAGTTATGTATATGAACTTCGTTACGATTATAAGATTTTCCCTCAAGCAAATGGAAGCTATCAATTTGAAATTCGTTTACCTTTCGATGGAACTCGTATGCTTAACGGAAGTTCTGTTCAATTAACAGTGATCACACCTAAAGGCGTAACAGTTAACGATGTTGAAACAAAAGGTTTAGACGAAAATGGACTAGAAATACAGGAACAAATAACTCAACTTACAGCAACAAATCGTTTGGCTGTTTCATTCCATTATCAGTTGGATCCGTTATTCATTGTCAATTACACACATACTGAACCTTTTTTCCAAGGTTAAGAAAATATAAATTAAACAAAAAAAAACAGTTGAGTAATTTAACTGTTTTTTTGTTTAATTTATACACGAAGATGTTTTGATGAAAGAATATATATATATGGAAAGTTGAAAATCTGTCAATTACACTACCTCCTACATAGGCCGAGAAAAATAATTAGATAAAAACCTGTTTCAGAAGGATTGGATTTTATGTGCACAAGGCCAAACTTACCATAAATTCCGAATCTAAATCAACCCTGAAAGCGGATATCAGTTTTGTGTTTAACCTTTAACTTTCAATATTCAATAGGCGTAGAAGGAAGATTAAGAAGACAAGCAGTGTGGCTATAAAATCGTTATTTAGAACATATTATTAACGCAAAATTGGCTGGGGAATGAGAATGAAAAGTAATATTTCCTTGTTCAATTAACAGAGCTTTAATGAAGATTAAAGCTTTCAAGGCAGCCTTTTCTTATGGAACTAACGGGGCAGTTTTGTTGAAGAAGGAATTCAATCAATAGGAGTCGAAACTATTCTCTTATTAGTAACAATTTTTTACCACTAGGAGGTATCCATTTGTATAAATACCGTGAAGAATTTGGAATTCATATAGAAATTAAATCCACACTTATTGTCCCATTAACGCGTAAGACAGAAATAAAGCCACTAATTGAAGAGGACAAGTATCACTTGTATGCAATTTGTAAAAGGAAAATCTTGAGGTTTGATAAAGATTTCCTAACCATAACTGATGAAAAGAAACTTAAGACCCAAATCCTTCTCACTGTGGATGAAGAAGACGAAAAGAGACATCCATTCCCAGTAGTCTTACAATTAACATTCGATAGTAATAAAAGTCCATTCTCACATAAATTAGTTAGCAATAAAAAAGAAATTGAGGTTTATGATTGTGAAGGCAAGTTAGTTTATGAGGCTAATGCAGCCATCGTTCTTCAAGAAGCATTTGACCAACTCAGACATTTACACTTTGAAAATGGTGAAATTGAAGAGGCTAAGACGGTTGAGGCTTTATGCAGATTGATTGGATTAGAAGTATTATACATAGGTCAAAGCTATGGAAGTGGCGATGTAGCAACAACTGATGGATATGAAAGACTTGAAGAACATAAACCACTCCAAAAGATTTTAACAAAATTATTCAATTCACCTGGCGAAGATGTGTGGCTAATGTTATTTAGTATTGATGAAGAAATTGAGATCCACAGTCTTGAATCAGTGATATATCAAGTTGTTAATGATGATTTAAACCAAAAGCATAAGGAAAATATGATTAATTTTAATATTACTCCCAAACATTTATTAACTGCTGTTGAAGCACTTTTAATAGGCTACTTTCGACCTGAATTTAATAGTGAATTTAATAAAGATAACAAGCTATTTCCATATCCAAATAAGGAATATCAACAAATTCTTGACCTTGACTGCAATGGCTTCGGCTTAAGACTTAGCACTAGAGAAAGGGTAGCTGATAATAGTTTCGTTTCCACTAGAATTTTTACCCCTAAACAAAAAAATCAGTTTGCGGTCCATACTATTCATACACCAATGGACCAAAATCGTGATTATATATATAAGGATATTATGGGTGCTAGTCCGATAATTTTTTTAAACGAATTAAGCGAATACAATTCATTTAAGGCGAAAAATCCAATTTAATAAGTGGATTTTTTTACTGATTTTATTTAAAGAGTATTAGAATATCATTTATTATGATTTCAAAACTGACAGGGGCTTTCCTTTTGACTACTTGTTGCAGCCTTTTTCTTATTCGACTAACGGGTACGTAGTTCCATAGGGCATAAAGGAAGACCACAATATAAGTGGTCTCTTTTATTTGTTCAAAAACCAACATTTCTCAAGCCTGATTTGGGGAAGGCATTTTTTTGTCTTTTATAAGAGCGTTAGTTCGTATATAATGGTTGTAAAGGAGGAATCTTTCTGATGAGTACAATTCGTGATAGAGGGCTCGTTAAATGGCAAGCAGCGTTGATTATGCCAGAACATAAAGCTTTAAATAAAAAAATGTTAGAGGTTGATTACTTCCTTAATAAAAAGCCTGCCCTTGATGAATACCAAGTTGAAGAGTTTGAAAACAACATTCATTATGCGATGGAATATCATTTACGGCTAAGTTTTACATTGCATAACGAGGAAAGTCCATATGATTTGCACGGGTATTGTGTGTACATACATCCTGTCACGAAAGAGTTACGTATTCAGAAGAAAGATAGTTCCTTTGAGTATATTCAATTTAAAGAGATTATTGATGTGATTGTAGAGGATTAAAAAAAGCCCACCTTAAAATTTAGGAGGGCTTTGTAATGTTTGAAGAATAAACAAAAAAGGCACAGAGATTCAGGAGTATACAAATGGAGATTCAAATTGAGGTTCAATTGTTTGCGAACAGTGCTAAGTTCTTACAGTCTGGTAGTTGTTCAGTAAAAATAACTGACTTTAGAAAAGAACCGGAATGGACTGCTGCTATAACAGCTTATGAGTGGATACAAATGATAAAAAAATCAGTTCGCTATCCAGATGACTTTCAAATTCTTAGTATTGTTTATAACGGAGAAAATGACATTACGGATTTAGTAAGAAAGGTACGCTCTATAATAATAGATGATTTACCTTTTTAAAAAAATCAACTAAAAATATAATTTAGGGATCTCTTTAGAGGTTCCACGGTTCTAGTGCTTTTGTAGAAGAGTATTATAACAAGGAGGGGAAATACCTAGATGAAGAATTTTTCTTTTCTATTTTAAGTTCTCGTGGCTTTGATATAGATGATGTTCGTTGGATAAGAAGTAATGAATAATAAAAAAAACTCGTCAAATTTAGACGAGTTTTTTTATTAAATATTCTAGTTTTCTATTTGAAATGCGAACTTATTAAAAAAGTATCTTGGTTGTTTAATGATGTTAACCTTTAACTTTCAATAGGCGAAGGGCAATTAAAGTTACAATTATGGCCGCACCTGTATCACTTAGAACAGCAATCCATAAAGTTAACCATCCTGGGAAGATCAAAGCTAGTGCAATAAACTTTATAATTAAAGAAAACCAAATGTTTTGTTTAATAATTTGTAAAGCTTTTCTACTGAGTTTGATTGTGTGAGGCAGCTTTTCAAGGTTATCAGCCATTAAAACAATATCAGCTGTTTCCATTGCTGTATCTGTTCCAGCTCCACCCATTGCAATCCCCAAATCCGCTGTTGCAAGGGCTGGTGCATCATTTATGCCGTCACCAACCATTTTATACCAGAATATTGTTAAAGCAAACGAAATGCAATAGACGTATTTAAATAAAGGATTTCTCATTGTCAAAACTAACAGATTGGCTAGCTTAAGATTGGAACCATCTTTAATGTAGTTTTCCCTTTATGCAACTAAAAGAGCAGTTATGTTTTTAAAATAAAATGTGTAATTTATTTCCACTAACCTGTACAATGGTATTGATGCTTGGGTTTATACCTTTGAGTGTCTAAACTAACATAGGGAATAGGAGTGGATTGGGTGACGTCGAAAGAGTTTTTTAAAAAATACCTTTATTTAATTATCTTGCTTTGTTTATTTGTCGTTTTAATTCCGATCTTAATCAATGCAGTTATCAATGGTGAAACCAGGATTCCTGTTGAAGCAAATAATGATTGGATTGGGTTCTTAGGAAATTACGTAGGAAGTATTATTGGTGGATTAATAGGTGCTATTGTTGCTGTCCAGGTTGCAAAAATGCAAATTGGTAAACAAGTGGAGTTACATAATGAACAAATACGAAAACAAAGTGAAATACATAACGAGCAACTTCAAAAACAAGGTCAATTTCATACTGAACAGCTTCTGGAGCAAAAGTCACAGTATCAGCATCAGATAGAAAAAGATAACAAGCAATATTTAAAAGCGAATAGATCATATATATTATTACAGGAATTCAACTCACTGGTAGGGTTTAAAGAGGTAAATATCCATCCTAATAGTAGAGTTATATTAACCAAAGATTTTGAGGAAATTGCCTTAAAAAAGCATTTAAGAACAACCTTCTATAAAATAAGTTTATTGGGTGTTCCTGAGAGCATATTAGATGGGAGTATTAATATCGAGCTTACTGATATAAGTGAAACCCATACTTATTACATAAACGAATATATTTCGGTTTTAGAAAAAAATGAGGAGGTATTTATTCCTCTATATACTAAGGGTTTATCAGAGGTAATTGTTAAAACAGTTGAAATTAAGTATTTAACACTCGCTGGGGAGCGAATGTTATATACTTATAATCCTACTGAGGGTAATGAAAGGTATTTTTCTTTAAATAATAGTGAAAGAGATGTAATATTAGAACTTTCTATGCGTCCATCGAATTGGATATATCCCAAGAAATCCACAATCCAAAGCTGATCTTTATATTAATATTAGCCTAATACAGATAGGCCGATTCTTAAAGAGTAGATCAGGACTGTTTGCCAGCGGAACAAAAAAGCAAAATTAAAGAAGAAGCTAGACTAATAAACCGTTTAGCTTCGATTAAATTTAAAAATTACATTGAGAATCAAATAATGCAAACATTTTTTTAACTCTAAATTAAACTGATATCAGTCTTGCTCCAGAATAATTCCTTAATAAATCATTTACAATACAGTCCATCTCTTCCTTTGTTTTACCAGTAAATCCACCACCGAAATCTTCATTTGCTTATAGTGGTCCCCTTTTTCTTCTTTACGGAAAATAGTTGCATCTTCATCTGTTTAATTGATTTTTATCTTCTAAGAAGAATACACGTGTAAAGAATTACATACTAAAAGGTGCTTTAGTACAACAACATAAAATTTCGTTGTTGTTGTAAATGTGGTCATTTGTAGCACAAAAAAGGATAGACAGAGCATATATTTTATCTGCTCACCTATTCTTCTTTTTTATACCCTTTTAATGTGTGACATTAAATAAATATATAATGTTATAAAGGGTTTCTAACCAATCTCTTGACTTTTAATAAAATCTCGCGGATACACTTTTTTTGTCGCCATTTTTTGGACATCTCCCATGAAACCAAGAAATTTATACATTTACATGCTTTGGTCAATTTCCTTAGCAAGATTGACTAATCTGGACATACACTTTACTATATTGCATTTGTTTTTTATGAGAAGGAGTGTGTGGGCTTATGGAGCAGTCTTCATTAATCAAACCGGTCCTGGGAGGAGCCTATCCGACTATCAGTCATGGTCAGGGAGTGTTTTTATACGATAAAGAAGGAAAGGATTACCTAGATGCTTCTTCCGGTGCTGTTACAGCCAATATTGGCCATGGAGTCCAGGAAATCATAGAGGCGAT
This window encodes:
- a CDS encoding YolD-like family protein, which produces MSTIRDRGLVKWQAALIMPEHKALNKKMLEVDYFLNKKPALDEYQVEEFENNIHYAMEYHLRLSFTLHNEESPYDLHGYCVYIHPVTKELRIQKKDSSFEYIQFKEIIDVIVED